Proteins encoded by one window of Chondromyces crocatus:
- a CDS encoding protein kinase domain-containing protein, giving the protein MAQQIGGKYSLERELDRGGMGSIWIAFDTKLRRRVALKLMRPDRPGSSGSHELFEREAMAIAQLHNPHVVQVYDYGIDGGSPYIVMELLEGEDLAARLHKRGSLPLTAVSQILMQAARALGAVHGEGIIHRDLKPANIFIVPGETGENVKILDFGVATVLQRQAALDDAGALQAIGTPSYMSPEQVEGRAADSRTDLWSLSVVAYHALTGQLPFQSKDSNELMVEITSATPKAPSTLVPELSPAVDRFFERALSKEPGNRFQSVGEMAAAFAALAEPRLTTKILVIDDEPDVETLMKARFRDQVRRKHYHFTFAVDGRSALEALRRDPDIEVALSDINMPGMDGLTFLRQAAEVSPTLKVIMVSAYSDMANIRAAMNRGAHDFLVKPIDFKDLEATIENASERVREIRRSIRATEENGILRMFVNDGIVDRLLPVIRAADNLAGEHVQGTVAFIDLCGFQRHARSRSADAAIRLLNANFEIIVPEITARGGVVDKFIGDAVMALFHGKDHGRRAVEASLAARDELSRLAERSGKGSPYGCGVSIGVASGDLISGSIGSRAIGRLDYTVLGAVVARAARLSLQANPGQILIDEKLHAQVHETFICEDGGRVSSAGDDEGRIFDVRSLVVSATVEPLQLPTVPMPRERRKDGKARNESPQGSGTPTED; this is encoded by the coding sequence ATGGCGCAACAGATCGGCGGAAAGTACAGCCTGGAGCGTGAGCTCGATCGCGGCGGGATGGGCTCGATCTGGATCGCCTTCGACACCAAGCTCCGCCGCCGCGTCGCCCTCAAGCTGATGCGCCCCGACCGTCCCGGGTCGAGCGGGTCGCACGAGCTGTTCGAGCGTGAGGCGATGGCGATCGCGCAGCTCCACAACCCGCACGTCGTGCAGGTGTACGACTACGGGATCGACGGCGGCTCGCCGTACATCGTCATGGAGCTGCTCGAAGGCGAGGACCTCGCCGCGCGCCTCCACAAGCGGGGGAGCTTGCCGTTGACGGCCGTCAGCCAGATCTTGATGCAGGCGGCGCGCGCGCTGGGCGCGGTGCACGGCGAGGGGATCATCCACCGGGATCTGAAGCCGGCGAACATCTTCATCGTGCCCGGCGAGACCGGCGAGAACGTGAAGATTCTCGATTTCGGTGTGGCGACCGTGCTCCAGCGGCAAGCGGCGCTCGACGATGCCGGCGCCCTCCAGGCGATCGGCACGCCCAGCTACATGAGCCCCGAGCAGGTCGAGGGCAGAGCTGCGGACAGTCGGACCGATCTCTGGTCGCTCAGCGTGGTCGCGTACCACGCCCTGACCGGACAGCTCCCCTTCCAGAGCAAGGACTCCAACGAGCTGATGGTGGAGATCACCTCGGCCACGCCGAAGGCCCCGTCGACCCTCGTCCCGGAGCTGTCTCCCGCCGTAGATCGCTTCTTCGAGCGCGCGCTCTCCAAGGAGCCAGGGAACCGCTTCCAGTCCGTCGGGGAGATGGCCGCCGCCTTCGCCGCCCTCGCCGAGCCTCGTCTGACCACGAAGATCCTGGTCATCGACGACGAGCCCGACGTCGAGACGCTCATGAAGGCGCGCTTCCGGGACCAGGTGAGGAGGAAGCACTACCACTTCACCTTCGCCGTCGACGGCCGCAGCGCGCTGGAAGCGCTGCGCCGGGACCCCGACATCGAGGTCGCCCTCAGCGACATCAACATGCCCGGCATGGATGGCCTCACCTTCCTCCGGCAGGCTGCGGAGGTGAGCCCGACGCTCAAGGTGATCATGGTGTCCGCCTACAGCGACATGGCGAACATCCGCGCCGCCATGAACCGGGGCGCGCATGACTTTCTCGTCAAGCCCATCGACTTCAAGGATCTCGAGGCCACCATCGAGAACGCCTCCGAGCGCGTCCGCGAGATCCGCCGCAGCATCCGCGCGACCGAGGAGAACGGCATCCTGCGGATGTTCGTGAACGACGGCATCGTCGACCGTCTCCTCCCCGTGATCCGCGCCGCGGACAACCTTGCGGGGGAGCATGTCCAGGGGACGGTGGCCTTCATCGATCTCTGTGGGTTCCAGCGCCACGCGCGCTCGCGCAGCGCCGACGCCGCCATCCGTCTGCTCAACGCGAACTTCGAGATCATCGTCCCGGAGATCACCGCGCGCGGTGGTGTCGTCGACAAGTTCATCGGAGACGCGGTGATGGCGCTCTTCCACGGCAAGGACCACGGCCGGCGCGCCGTCGAGGCGAGCCTCGCAGCGCGTGACGAGCTCTCGCGGCTGGCCGAGCGGAGCGGGAAGGGATCGCCGTACGGGTGCGGCGTCTCCATCGGGGTGGCCTCTGGCGATCTGATCTCCGGCAGCATCGGCTCCAGGGCGATCGGGCGGCTCGACTACACGGTGCTGGGCGCGGTGGTGGCGCGCGCCGCGCGGCTCTCCCTCCAGGCGAACCCAGGGCAGATCCTCATCGACGAGAAGCTGCACGCACAGGTGCACGAGACGTTCATCTGTGAGGACGGGGGGCGGGTCTCTTCGGCGGGGGACGACGAGGGGCGGATCTTCGACGTACGCAGCCTGGTGGTGAGCGCGACGGTGGAGCCGTTGCAGCTCCCGACCGTGCCGATGCCGCGGGAGCGCCGAAAGGACGGGAAGGCGCGCAACGAGTCGCCTCAGGGGTCGGGGACGCCCACCGAGGACTGA
- a CDS encoding site-specific DNA-methyltransferase: protein MPPTARRPIQRELRPTLVLGNALDHYDTWPAPTVIVSDGAYGVSGFPGDPPTPDGLVDWYAPHVDAWSRRALPSTTLWFWGTEIGWATVHALLMRNGWAYRSCHIWDKGIAHVAGNANTRTLRKFPMVTEVCAQYVREVHLDSAGVSMPMKAWLRREWERSGLPIGLTNEACGVKNAATRKYFTRCHLWYYPPAEAFERLVAFANARGRPEGRPYFSVDGKRSLTGEEWAGMRSKFHCEVGVTNVWHEPAVRGAERFKAEARALHGNQKPVKLLDRIIRASSDPGDVVWEPFGGLCTTAVAAFAVGRRCYSAEIATQYHALAKERLARCTPPPPLAATRPASGDETQADVTAA from the coding sequence GTGCCGCCCACCGCGCGCCGACCCATCCAGCGAGAGCTCCGCCCCACCCTCGTGCTGGGCAATGCCCTCGACCATTACGACACCTGGCCTGCGCCCACGGTCATCGTCTCCGACGGCGCGTACGGTGTCTCGGGCTTCCCGGGCGATCCGCCGACCCCGGATGGCCTCGTCGACTGGTATGCGCCTCACGTCGACGCCTGGTCTCGCCGCGCCTTGCCCTCCACCACCCTCTGGTTCTGGGGCACCGAGATCGGCTGGGCCACCGTCCACGCCCTCCTCATGCGCAATGGCTGGGCGTACCGGAGCTGCCATATCTGGGACAAAGGCATCGCCCACGTCGCCGGCAATGCGAACACCCGCACGCTGCGCAAGTTCCCCATGGTCACCGAGGTCTGCGCGCAGTACGTCCGCGAGGTCCACCTCGACTCCGCTGGCGTCAGCATGCCCATGAAGGCGTGGCTCCGCCGCGAGTGGGAGCGCTCGGGCCTGCCCATCGGATTGACCAATGAAGCGTGCGGCGTGAAGAACGCCGCGACGCGCAAGTACTTCACCCGCTGCCACCTCTGGTATTACCCCCCCGCCGAGGCCTTCGAGCGCCTCGTCGCCTTCGCCAATGCGCGCGGACGCCCGGAGGGGCGCCCCTATTTCTCCGTCGACGGGAAGCGCTCACTCACGGGGGAAGAGTGGGCCGGAATGCGCTCGAAATTCCATTGCGAGGTCGGCGTCACGAATGTGTGGCACGAGCCGGCGGTGCGCGGCGCCGAGCGATTCAAGGCCGAGGCGCGCGCGCTGCATGGCAATCAGAAGCCCGTGAAGCTACTCGACCGGATCATCCGCGCCTCGTCGGATCCTGGCGACGTCGTGTGGGAGCCGTTCGGCGGCCTCTGCACCACGGCCGTCGCCGCCTTCGCCGTGGGGCGGCGCTGCTACAGTGCGGAGATCGCCACGCAGTACCACGCCCTCGCGAAAGAGCGGCTCGCCCGGTGCACGCCCCCCCCTCCCCTCGCCGCCACCCGTCCAGCGTCTGGCGACGAGACGCAGGCCGACGTCACGGCCGCCTGA
- a CDS encoding cytochrome P450: MDQNTRRNPYPVYAELRRNRPVCQVKGGIWVAARHADVMRIAKDVTSFSSSGFRVILSPPTIGPNPVAESILALDPPNHTQLRALVSRAFTPRNIGRLEGRVTDIANEIGDRLRDMGEADLVAELAGPLPARIIAEILGLDPALHREFKRWGEHLAVITPATVDPLASAIRSSIGEMERYFKEVIAARRRNPREDIVTDLTRAEVDGVKLSDPQIISFLFLLLSGGFETTVNLIAHAMMILSARPQDHDRLRAEPHMIPAFVEEVLRYEPPLQGLPRVCSADVVIGGQFIPAGSLVVGLIGSANRDESLYHDPDQFDMDREQHGALAFGHGIHFCLGAALARLEGRLSLEALLSRFRRLQQLPGEITYTCAISLRGPIAVPMRFIPG, from the coding sequence ATGGACCAGAACACCCGCCGGAATCCTTATCCGGTATACGCCGAGCTGCGTCGCAACCGGCCCGTATGCCAGGTCAAAGGTGGAATCTGGGTCGCCGCGCGGCACGCCGACGTCATGCGTATCGCGAAGGACGTGACGAGCTTCTCTTCCTCGGGATTCCGCGTGATCCTGAGCCCTCCGACCATTGGCCCGAATCCCGTGGCCGAATCCATCCTCGCCCTCGATCCACCGAACCATACCCAGCTGCGCGCGCTGGTGAGCCGCGCATTCACACCGCGCAACATCGGCCGCCTCGAGGGGCGCGTCACCGACATCGCCAATGAAATCGGCGACCGCCTCCGCGACATGGGCGAGGCCGATCTGGTCGCCGAGCTGGCGGGCCCGCTGCCTGCGCGGATCATCGCGGAGATCCTGGGGCTCGACCCCGCACTGCACCGCGAATTCAAGCGGTGGGGCGAGCACCTCGCGGTCATCACGCCGGCGACCGTGGATCCGCTCGCCAGTGCCATCCGGTCCAGCATCGGCGAGATGGAGCGGTACTTCAAAGAGGTGATTGCGGCGCGTCGCCGAAATCCCCGGGAGGATATCGTCACCGACCTGACGCGGGCGGAGGTCGATGGCGTGAAGCTCAGCGATCCGCAGATCATCTCGTTTCTCTTTCTCCTGCTGAGCGGCGGCTTCGAGACCACGGTGAACCTCATTGCCCACGCGATGATGATCCTGTCCGCGCGTCCTCAGGATCACGATCGGCTCCGGGCCGAGCCGCACATGATCCCCGCCTTCGTGGAAGAGGTGCTGCGGTACGAGCCGCCGCTCCAGGGGTTGCCGCGGGTGTGCTCCGCCGACGTGGTGATCGGCGGGCAGTTCATTCCTGCTGGCTCGCTCGTCGTGGGCTTGATCGGGTCGGCGAACCGGGACGAGAGCCTCTATCACGACCCCGACCAGTTCGACATGGACCGGGAGCAGCATGGCGCGCTGGCCTTCGGTCACGGGATTCACTTCTGCCTCGGGGCTGCGCTGGCGAGGCTGGAAGGGCGGCTGTCCCTGGAAGCGCTGCTCTCGCGCTTCCGGCGGTTGCAGCAGCTCCCGGGCGAGATCACGTACACGTGCGCGATCTCGTTGCGCGGGCCGATCGCCGTGCCGATGCGCTTCATCCCGGGGTGA
- a CDS encoding S41 family peptidase yields MVLVAPKKITRRASLPRLVAAGGLWGSLLVATLPGCAPEETLNPRVDCSTSAMNQRLLRRMHETYLWNKEIPADVDPLAYDSPAALLDAIVYSERDLWSHISPAATVSAYYGEGKSMGLGVRWKFDADGAFRIAMTYEGAPAAEAGLLRGDEVLAINGVDIETIDAEGRWGSATGEDAEGVAVELRVRRAGGEPETITLHKRVYTLLSVAAPKIFEVGGRKIGYLLVDRFITPTYAGLRSAFAVLDEAQVQDLILDLRYNGGGLTEASRVLASFIGGKPLDGRAYSLTLHNDQQRSEDAIARFSIAENQLSLPRLAVITTGSSASASELVINGLDPWIRVGLIGATTYGKPVGSRAYTECEMTVSAITFRTVNADGDGGYFDGLPVDCAAEDQLGAQLGDPAEASIAEAIHWLTSNVDGEPGVVESCSVTAGSSAALRPPPRRQPQLRGFLLEVGAF; encoded by the coding sequence ATGGTGCTGGTCGCTCCGAAGAAGATCACGCGAAGGGCTTCCCTCCCGAGGCTCGTTGCAGCGGGGGGGCTCTGGGGTTCCCTGCTCGTGGCGACGCTTCCGGGCTGCGCGCCCGAGGAGACGCTCAACCCGAGGGTCGACTGCTCGACGAGCGCAATGAACCAGCGGCTCCTTCGCCGGATGCACGAGACCTACCTCTGGAACAAGGAGATCCCTGCGGACGTCGATCCGCTCGCCTACGACTCGCCCGCAGCATTGCTCGACGCGATCGTGTACTCGGAGCGCGATCTCTGGAGCCACATCTCGCCAGCCGCGACGGTGAGCGCCTACTACGGCGAGGGGAAGTCCATGGGCCTCGGGGTCCGCTGGAAGTTCGATGCCGACGGCGCGTTCCGCATCGCCATGACGTACGAGGGCGCGCCTGCTGCCGAGGCAGGGCTGCTGCGCGGGGATGAGGTGCTGGCGATCAACGGGGTGGACATCGAGACGATCGACGCCGAGGGCCGGTGGGGCTCGGCCACGGGGGAGGACGCCGAGGGGGTGGCCGTCGAGCTGCGTGTGCGGCGTGCGGGCGGGGAGCCCGAGACGATCACGCTGCACAAGCGGGTGTACACGCTGCTGTCCGTCGCGGCGCCGAAGATCTTCGAGGTCGGTGGCAGGAAGATCGGCTACCTGCTGGTGGACCGCTTCATCACGCCGACGTACGCCGGGCTCCGCTCCGCGTTCGCCGTGCTCGACGAGGCGCAGGTGCAGGACCTCATCCTCGACCTTCGCTACAACGGCGGCGGTCTGACGGAGGCCTCCCGGGTGCTCGCCAGCTTCATCGGGGGCAAACCCCTCGATGGACGCGCCTACAGCCTCACCCTGCACAACGATCAGCAGCGGAGCGAGGACGCGATCGCGCGCTTCTCCATCGCCGAGAACCAGCTCTCGCTGCCCCGGCTCGCGGTGATCACCACCGGCTCCTCCGCCTCCGCGAGCGAGCTCGTGATCAACGGGCTGGACCCGTGGATCCGGGTCGGCCTCATCGGGGCGACGACGTACGGCAAGCCCGTGGGGTCACGTGCGTACACGGAGTGCGAGATGACCGTCTCGGCGATCACCTTCCGCACCGTGAACGCCGACGGCGACGGCGGCTACTTCGACGGCCTGCCCGTCGACTGCGCCGCCGAGGATCAGCTCGGGGCGCAGCTCGGTGATCCGGCCGAGGCCTCCATCGCGGAGGCGATCCACTGGTTGACGAGCAACGTCGACGGTGAGCCGGGCGTGGTCGAGAGCTGCTCCGTCACTGCGGGCAGCAGTGCCGCGCTCCGGCCGCCGCCGCGAAGGCAGCCCCAGCTTCGCGGTTTCCTGCTCGAAGTGGGCGCTTTCTAG
- a CDS encoding bactofilin family protein translates to MARGSTAARQSPDDATDSVLGRGARVRGRVHGDGSLRVEGTIEGDVQVSGDIEIDDGGSVSGDVDAGALTIGGQLTGNASARGPITIRSTARVSGDMLGAEVVLEEGASFTGRIEAEFELPEELTGR, encoded by the coding sequence ATGGCTCGAGGCTCAACAGCAGCACGGCAATCCCCCGACGACGCGACCGACTCGGTGCTCGGCCGCGGGGCCCGCGTGCGTGGGCGTGTCCACGGTGACGGCTCCCTGCGCGTGGAGGGCACCATCGAGGGCGACGTCCAGGTGAGCGGCGACATCGAGATCGACGACGGAGGCTCCGTCTCCGGTGACGTCGACGCCGGCGCGCTCACCATCGGCGGCCAGCTCACGGGCAACGCCTCGGCGCGCGGGCCCATCACGATCCGTTCCACCGCGCGCGTGTCCGGTGACATGCTGGGCGCCGAGGTGGTCCTGGAAGAGGGCGCGTCCTTCACGGGCCGCATCGAGGCGGAGTTCGAGCTGCCGGAAGAACTCACGGGGCGCTGA
- a CDS encoding bactofilin family protein, which translates to MATIIGNGLTIEGEITSEEDVEVAGTLRGKLTADGVVSVEGGAVIEADVSASTLQVGGTVTGNVSASDRVDLLAGGRLVGDVKAARLTIADGAQFKGNVDMDV; encoded by the coding sequence GTGGCAACCATCATCGGGAACGGGCTCACGATCGAGGGCGAGATCACGTCCGAGGAGGACGTGGAAGTGGCCGGCACGCTGCGGGGGAAGCTCACCGCTGACGGTGTGGTGTCGGTCGAGGGAGGCGCGGTCATCGAGGCCGACGTCTCGGCGTCCACCCTCCAGGTGGGCGGCACGGTCACGGGCAACGTGAGCGCGAGTGATCGCGTCGACCTGCTCGCGGGCGGTCGCCTCGTCGGTGACGTGAAGGCGGCGCGGTTGACCATCGCAGACGGGGCCCAGTTCAAGGGCAACGTCGACATGGATGTGTAA
- a CDS encoding bactofilin family protein, with protein sequence MTVQSSIGPTTTVRGNVRGEGDLEILGRVEGSVAVSGDVTVGDGALVRSDVRGRRVVVRGAVAGSVSGEEAVILEEGARVVGDLGAPQVGIRPGALLRGHVSTAGPLPEGGSQQAAAARPAPAAAPAAAAPARPAAAARAATPAARPTPAARPAPAPAARPAPAAARPAPATRAAAAPKAAPARPAPPPPPPRVVAEEPPAPPPEPAAAEEEEETSTAAPGGPPPPVVPAIRKGTKAAVRKRGGR encoded by the coding sequence ATGACGGTCCAGTCCTCGATCGGGCCGACCACCACCGTGCGCGGGAACGTGCGCGGTGAGGGTGATCTCGAGATTCTGGGTCGCGTCGAGGGGAGCGTCGCCGTCAGCGGTGACGTGACCGTCGGCGATGGGGCGCTCGTGCGGAGCGACGTGCGCGGCCGCCGGGTGGTGGTTCGTGGCGCCGTGGCTGGCAGCGTCTCCGGCGAGGAGGCGGTCATCCTCGAAGAGGGCGCTCGGGTCGTCGGCGATCTGGGCGCACCTCAGGTCGGCATCCGTCCTGGCGCGCTCCTGCGTGGCCATGTCTCCACCGCGGGCCCGCTGCCCGAGGGGGGCTCCCAGCAAGCCGCCGCAGCGCGTCCGGCTCCTGCTGCGGCCCCCGCTGCTGCGGCCCCTGCGCGTCCGGCAGCCGCCGCGCGCGCCGCGACCCCAGCCGCACGCCCCACGCCGGCTGCGCGCCCTGCGCCGGCACCTGCGGCGCGTCCGGCTCCCGCTGCGGCGCGTCCAGCACCCGCCACCCGCGCCGCAGCAGCGCCCAAGGCGGCCCCGGCACGGCCTGCGCCGCCGCCGCCGCCACCTCGCGTCGTCGCCGAGGAGCCGCCGGCTCCCCCGCCCGAGCCCGCTGCGGCCGAGGAAGAAGAAGAGACCTCGACGGCCGCGCCCGGGGGACCGCCCCCGCCGGTCGTCCCCGCCATCCGCAAGGGCACCAAGGCTGCCGTGCGAAAGCGCGGGGGCCGGTGA
- the pyrE gene encoding orotate phosphoribosyltransferase produces MTGPRARERLVHLLRDRSFEQKRVVLASGRESDFFIDCKQAVLTAEGHALVGALMLDALDALPGCDAVAGVELGGCPLASAVSLMSHLRGTPLPALYVRKETKDHGSRRQVEGDKALHPGARVVMLEDVITTGGSTLKAVEKLRAAGAEVVGVIALVDRLEGGAEAIRTAGLPVVALCTRRDFLPDPA; encoded by the coding sequence CTGACCGGGCCCCGGGCCCGGGAGCGCCTCGTCCACCTCCTGCGGGACCGCTCTTTCGAGCAGAAGCGGGTCGTCCTCGCTTCCGGTCGTGAGAGCGACTTCTTCATCGACTGCAAGCAAGCCGTGCTCACCGCCGAGGGCCACGCCCTCGTCGGTGCGCTCATGCTCGACGCCCTCGACGCGCTGCCCGGCTGCGATGCCGTGGCGGGGGTGGAGCTCGGTGGGTGCCCCCTCGCCAGCGCGGTCTCGCTCATGAGCCACCTGCGTGGCACCCCCTTGCCCGCCCTCTACGTGCGCAAGGAGACCAAGGATCACGGCTCTCGGCGCCAGGTCGAGGGGGACAAGGCGCTTCATCCGGGAGCGCGGGTGGTGATGCTCGAGGACGTCATCACCACCGGGGGCTCCACCCTGAAAGCGGTCGAGAAGCTGCGCGCTGCCGGCGCCGAGGTGGTCGGCGTCATCGCGCTCGTCGATCGGCTGGAGGGAGGCGCCGAAGCGATCCGGACCGCGGGGCTGCCCGTGGTCGCGCTGTGCACCCGCCGCGACTTTCTGCCCGATCCCGCCTGA
- a CDS encoding OmpA family protein: MSNGKGSGQGGLGKIISLVLIAALIGLGLWIVMRKGDDDAQHGAPSTGATSTAKGATPEESEASEGIVEAKGEVPRLPPAGAYVPQGDTLDVELSQYAGYSGLIVANGGLSPAEGSVLHKKHGLKLNIKLAEDEDWGKLASGKLAASATTVDVLAVYGRQLGSVVPALIGFSRGADGLVVRSDIRRINQLKGKVLVTSQFNEAEFFIRFLAREAGLPLQVLPSKDAPADPEKVNLLFATDAEVAGKVFLNDVTEGGQRLAGCVTWAPFTDEVVKQSGGKAHTLTTNTNLLIVADVLLVNKGLSEQHPKLVAALVDGLMEGNRMVRENPTAHTEVIAKAFGWKSSEVPTQLAKVHLANLPENQAFFSGAIDAAGSFGGIYQSAVMAYGSDLIKNPVSEDKLADLSHLEALEKSGAYKDQKILIAPIKSGGSKTLEGDPLLSKDIRFFFEPNSAKLEMAGESKAANEENFAAIRKLLQVSPGSTVLLRGHVDDSMVAEFRRLGGEAQVQKMALSAVQLSKDRAEDVRKYLTQRFKIDPKRVDIYGVGWNEPVSKSDHDMNRRVEVHWFTLE; the protein is encoded by the coding sequence ATGAGCAACGGGAAGGGCAGCGGCCAAGGGGGCCTGGGGAAGATCATTTCCCTGGTGCTGATCGCGGCGTTGATCGGCCTCGGGCTGTGGATCGTGATGCGCAAGGGCGACGACGACGCGCAGCATGGCGCGCCGTCGACGGGCGCCACGAGCACGGCGAAGGGGGCCACCCCCGAGGAGTCCGAAGCCTCCGAGGGGATCGTGGAGGCCAAGGGCGAGGTGCCGAGGTTGCCGCCTGCGGGCGCCTACGTACCGCAGGGCGACACGCTCGATGTGGAGCTGAGCCAGTACGCTGGGTACTCCGGGCTGATCGTGGCCAACGGGGGACTCTCCCCGGCAGAGGGCTCGGTGCTGCACAAGAAGCACGGGCTCAAGCTGAACATCAAGCTGGCCGAGGACGAGGACTGGGGCAAACTCGCGTCGGGCAAGCTCGCCGCCTCGGCGACCACGGTGGACGTGCTCGCGGTGTACGGGCGTCAGCTCGGGTCGGTGGTCCCGGCGCTGATCGGCTTCTCGCGTGGCGCCGATGGGCTGGTCGTGCGGAGCGACATCCGACGGATCAACCAGCTCAAGGGGAAGGTGCTCGTCACGTCGCAGTTCAACGAGGCAGAGTTCTTCATCCGCTTCCTCGCGCGAGAGGCGGGGTTGCCGCTCCAGGTGCTCCCGAGCAAAGACGCGCCCGCGGACCCAGAGAAGGTCAACCTGCTCTTCGCCACGGACGCGGAGGTGGCCGGGAAGGTGTTCCTGAACGACGTGACCGAGGGCGGACAACGGCTCGCGGGCTGCGTCACCTGGGCGCCCTTCACCGACGAGGTGGTGAAGCAGAGTGGCGGCAAGGCCCACACGCTCACCACCAACACCAACTTGCTCATCGTGGCCGACGTCCTCCTGGTCAACAAAGGGCTCTCCGAGCAGCACCCGAAGCTGGTCGCAGCGCTCGTGGACGGGCTGATGGAAGGCAACCGGATGGTGCGGGAGAACCCGACCGCGCACACCGAGGTGATCGCGAAGGCGTTCGGGTGGAAGAGCAGCGAGGTGCCGACGCAGCTCGCGAAGGTGCACCTCGCGAACCTGCCGGAGAACCAGGCGTTCTTCTCGGGCGCGATCGACGCGGCGGGCAGCTTCGGTGGGATCTATCAGTCGGCGGTGATGGCGTACGGGAGCGATCTCATCAAGAACCCCGTCTCCGAGGACAAGCTCGCCGACCTGAGCCACCTCGAAGCGCTGGAGAAGTCGGGGGCGTACAAGGACCAGAAGATCCTCATCGCGCCCATCAAGAGCGGCGGGTCGAAGACGCTGGAGGGCGACCCCCTCCTGTCGAAAGACATCCGGTTCTTCTTCGAGCCCAACTCGGCGAAGCTCGAGATGGCGGGCGAGAGCAAGGCGGCCAACGAGGAGAACTTCGCCGCGATCCGGAAGCTGCTCCAGGTGAGCCCCGGGTCGACGGTGCTGCTGCGCGGGCACGTGGACGACTCGATGGTGGCGGAGTTCCGCCGGCTGGGTGGTGAGGCGCAGGTGCAGAAGATGGCGCTGTCGGCCGTGCAGCTCAGCAAGGACCGGGCGGAGGACGTGCGCAAGTACCTGACGCAGCGGTTCAAGATCGACCCGAAGCGGGTGGACATCTACGGGGTCGGCTGGAACGAGCCGGTGAGCAAGAGCGACCACGACATGAACCGGCGCGTCGAGGTCCACTGGTTCACGCTGGAGTAG